The Nerophis ophidion isolate RoL-2023_Sa linkage group LG09, RoL_Noph_v1.0, whole genome shotgun sequence genome contains a region encoding:
- the znf451 gene encoding E3 SUMO-protein ligase ZNF451 isoform X1 produces the protein MSSPGQEEEDEVDEVEFVSEGPLRPVIQCVDLLSDSDEEGCSSSIQTIDDKINRQKAHVASTLDRLAQQVALEKRERADKCRAFKEKQIQQRVHGQQELMCRSTNTTNQEAKRCVDAWLKMPGLQPGVINSGFERRRRARSAFPINPSRKHTCPVINCGRVFDNVSLLDGHLKRFDHSPCDPTLSLKGNPAMFFACVVCCSYFPNKEEWRSHVQSKASSTNPEGHCVSQNCQRIVCFACPACYLLFNLRDECLQHMSSKNHFKESLVMSDTSQGAVPIPVPQHAKHRLISLCKETSFTVQCSLCHKVLNSHQAAQAHFNVHCRQGSAVAKADKTVVQLMKQLQVRGQCSLCCLIFLSQAEVERHREATQHDVDINKTMERALLQYCRFSENQHRTNSEEKTSVTSTPNQKRNNIKHEDLPAKRQKLKSTMTAWFCECGLRFSEEVSASNHIMAANQIFYQCAVCGKHMGESSITRLHMSRFHGGAHLSNFCFYCRKCKVEMPRLEDIMLHVSDTHREHTFFTEQEVPAEAKGKLSASKSSFALPPVPSSSKPAPTWMCRMCEDVFDSEAAAHEHCSDLNSHSFQRFACAHCPQKFFKESTVRRHCTNEHNGQIKSAHFCGLCDSMSFKSEGEFLQHYESLHSRDYYRMDDGVEPAAAAESVSPADSCPCMVSEKNRTMMKTTYKRCMMSLASEGHCRYVCAPCAITASSYAQIKTHVHTTHAALKLDKTFEVECRTCRERFADIPSFHNHHHSQHCALEPCVSSRSCAKNVKVVNAEEVKEQLNEIEDETLQRFLKMEQNERDVDKSKQLNQQGSGSADDDDDDDNDEVKQALAMSVIEEQQESAEFAEALKRSLVDY, from the exons GAAAAACAGATACAGCAAAGAGTTCACGGACAGCAGGAGCTAATGTGTCGGTCAACAAATACAACGAATCAAGAGGCAAAGCGCTGTGTGGATGCCTGGCTAAAGATGCCAG GCCTCCAGCCTGGAGTGATCAATTCCGGATTTGAAAGACGCAGACGTGCACGGTCTGCTTTTCCTATAAACCCTTCAagaaaacacacatgtccagTTATTAACTGTGGGCGAGTTTTTGACAACGTGTCTCTACTTGACGGTCATCTAAAAAG GTTCGACCACTCGCCTTGTGATCCCACACTCAGTCTTAAAGGAAATCCCGCCATGTTTTTTGCCTGTGTGGTCTGTTGTTCTTACTTTCCGAACAAGGAAGAGTGGAGGTCACATGTCCAATCAAAG gCATCCTCCACTAATCCTGAGGGTCACTGCGTGTCCCAGAACTGTCAGCGCATTGTTTGCTTTGCCTGTCCAGCCTGCTACCTCCTCTTCAACCTGCGAGACGAGTGTCTTCAACACATGTCGTCCAAAAACCACTTTAAGGAGTCGCTTGTGATGAGTG ACACGAGTCAAGGAGCTGTGCCAATACCGGTGCCACAACACGCTAAGCATCGCCTCATCTCTCTGTGCAAGGAAACCTCGTTCACTGTCCAATGCAGTCTGTGTCACAAAGTGCTGAATTCACATCAGGCAGCGCAAGCCCACTTTAA TGTGCACTGCCGGCAGGGCTCTGCAGTGGCCAAGGCTGATAAAACAGTGGTGCAGTTAATGAAACAGCTGCAAGTGCGAGGCCAGTGCTCCCTCTGCTGTTTGATCTTCCTGAGCCAAGCGGAGGTGGAAAGGCACAGAGAAGCAACCCAACATGATGTAGATATCAACAAGACCATGGAGCGAGCTCTTCTCCAGTACTGCAGGTTTAGTGAAAATCAACACAGGACTAACAGTGAGGAGAAAACGTCTGTCACGAGCACGCCCAATCAAAAAAGAAACAACATCAAGCATGAAGACTTACCGGCCAAACGACAGAAGCTAAAAAGCACTATGACCGCGTGGTTCTGTGAGTGTGGCCTGAGGTTCTCAGAGGAAGTCAGCGCCAGTAATCACATCATGGCTGCCAATCAAATCTTCTATCAGTGCGCCGTGTGTGGCAAACACATGGGAGAATCTTCAATCACTCGCCTGCACATGAGCCGCTTTCACGGAGGAGCTCACCTCTCCAACTTCTGCTTCTACTGCCGCAAATGCAAGGTGGAAATGCCTCGCTTGGAAGACATCATGCTGCACGTGTCCGACACGCACCGAGAACACACCTTCTTCACTGAACAGGAAGTGCCCGCGGAAGCCAAGGGCAAGCTGTCCGCTAGCAAAAGTTCCTTCGCACTTCCGCCCGTCCCGTCTTCATCCAAACCGGCGCCGACTTGGATGTGCAGGATGTGTGAGGACGTCTTCGACTCGGAAGCCGCCGCCCACGAGCACTGCAGCGACTTGAACAGCCACAGCTTCCAGAGGTTCGCCTGCGCCCACTGCCCGCAAAAGTTCTTCAAGGAGTCCACCGTGCGGCGGCATTGCACCAACGAGCACAACGGGCAGATAAAGAGCGCCCACTTCTGCGGCCTGTGCGACAGCATGTCGTTTAAGTCCGAAGGCGAGTTCCTGCAGCACTACGAGAGCCTCCATAGTAGAGACTACTACCGCATGGACGACGGCGTTGAACCTGCTGCAGCTGCTGAGAGCGTCTCGCCGGCGGACTCATGTCCGTGCATGGTCTCAGAGAAGAACAGAACTATGATGAAAACCACTTACAAACGCTGCATGATGAGTCTCGCCTCTGAGGGCCACTGCCGATACGTGTGTGCCCCGTGTGCGATAACTGCATCCTCCTACGCTCAGATCAAGACTCACGTCCACACCACACACGCCGCCTTGAAGCTGGACAAGACCTTTGAAGTAGAATGCAGGACATGCAGGGAACGCTTTGCAGATATTCCCAGTTTCCATAACCACCATCACTCCCAGCACTGCGCGCTGGAACCGTGCGTGAGCTCTAGGAGCTGCGCGAAGAACGTGAAAGTAGTGAACGCTGAGGAGGTCAAAGAACAGCTGAATG AGATTGAAGATGAGACGCTGCAAAGGTTTTTGAAAATGGAGCAGAATGAGAGAGATGTCGATAAAAGTAAGCAACTAAACCAGCAGGGCTCTGGCTCAGCag atgatgacgatgatgatgataacGATGAGGTGAAACAAGCACTAGCTATGAGTGTAATAGAAGAACAGCAGGAGTCAGCAG AGTTTGCGGAGGCTCTGAAAAGAAGCCTGGTGGACTACTGA
- the znf451 gene encoding E3 SUMO-protein ligase ZNF451 isoform X2: MSSPGQEEEDEVDEVEFVSEGPLRPVIQCVDLLSDSDEEGCSSSIQTIDDKINRQKAHVASTLDRLAQQVALEKRERADKCRAFKEKQIQQRVHGQQELMCRSTNTTNQEAKRCVDAWLKMPGLQPGVINSGFERRRRARSAFPINPSRKHTCPVINCGRVFDNVSLLDGHLKRFDHSPCDPTLSLKGNPAMFFACVVCCSYFPNKEEWRSHVQSKASSTNPEGHCVSQNCQRIVCFACPACYLLFNLRDECLQHMSSKNHFKESLVMSDTSQGAVPIPVPQHAKHRLISLCKETSFTVQCSLCHKVLNSHQAAQAHFNVHCRQGSAVAKADKTVVQLMKQLQVRGQCSLCCLIFLSQAEVERHREATQHDVDINKTMERALLQYCRFSENQHRTNSEEKTSVTSTPNQKRNNIKHEDLPAKRQKLKSTMTAWFCECGLRFSEEVSASNHIMAANQIFYQCAVCGKHMGESSITRLHMSRFHGGAHLSNFCFYCRKCKVEMPRLEDIMLHVSDTHREHTFFTEQEVPAEAKGKLSASKSSFALPPVPSSSKPAPTWMCRMCEDVFDSEAAAHEHCSDLNSHSFQRFACAHCPQKFFKESTVRRHCTNEHNGQIKSAHFCGLCDSMSFKSEGEFLQHYESLHSRDYYRMDDGVEPAAAAESVSPADSCPCMVSEKNRTMMKTTYKRCMMSLASEGHCRYVCAPCAITASSYAQIKTHVHTTHAALKLDKTFEVECRTCRERFADIPSFHNHHHSQHCALEPCVSSRSCAKNVKVVNAEEVKEQLNEIEDETLQRFLKMEQNERDVDKNDDDDDDNDEVKQALAMSVIEEQQESAEFAEALKRSLVDY, translated from the exons GAAAAACAGATACAGCAAAGAGTTCACGGACAGCAGGAGCTAATGTGTCGGTCAACAAATACAACGAATCAAGAGGCAAAGCGCTGTGTGGATGCCTGGCTAAAGATGCCAG GCCTCCAGCCTGGAGTGATCAATTCCGGATTTGAAAGACGCAGACGTGCACGGTCTGCTTTTCCTATAAACCCTTCAagaaaacacacatgtccagTTATTAACTGTGGGCGAGTTTTTGACAACGTGTCTCTACTTGACGGTCATCTAAAAAG GTTCGACCACTCGCCTTGTGATCCCACACTCAGTCTTAAAGGAAATCCCGCCATGTTTTTTGCCTGTGTGGTCTGTTGTTCTTACTTTCCGAACAAGGAAGAGTGGAGGTCACATGTCCAATCAAAG gCATCCTCCACTAATCCTGAGGGTCACTGCGTGTCCCAGAACTGTCAGCGCATTGTTTGCTTTGCCTGTCCAGCCTGCTACCTCCTCTTCAACCTGCGAGACGAGTGTCTTCAACACATGTCGTCCAAAAACCACTTTAAGGAGTCGCTTGTGATGAGTG ACACGAGTCAAGGAGCTGTGCCAATACCGGTGCCACAACACGCTAAGCATCGCCTCATCTCTCTGTGCAAGGAAACCTCGTTCACTGTCCAATGCAGTCTGTGTCACAAAGTGCTGAATTCACATCAGGCAGCGCAAGCCCACTTTAA TGTGCACTGCCGGCAGGGCTCTGCAGTGGCCAAGGCTGATAAAACAGTGGTGCAGTTAATGAAACAGCTGCAAGTGCGAGGCCAGTGCTCCCTCTGCTGTTTGATCTTCCTGAGCCAAGCGGAGGTGGAAAGGCACAGAGAAGCAACCCAACATGATGTAGATATCAACAAGACCATGGAGCGAGCTCTTCTCCAGTACTGCAGGTTTAGTGAAAATCAACACAGGACTAACAGTGAGGAGAAAACGTCTGTCACGAGCACGCCCAATCAAAAAAGAAACAACATCAAGCATGAAGACTTACCGGCCAAACGACAGAAGCTAAAAAGCACTATGACCGCGTGGTTCTGTGAGTGTGGCCTGAGGTTCTCAGAGGAAGTCAGCGCCAGTAATCACATCATGGCTGCCAATCAAATCTTCTATCAGTGCGCCGTGTGTGGCAAACACATGGGAGAATCTTCAATCACTCGCCTGCACATGAGCCGCTTTCACGGAGGAGCTCACCTCTCCAACTTCTGCTTCTACTGCCGCAAATGCAAGGTGGAAATGCCTCGCTTGGAAGACATCATGCTGCACGTGTCCGACACGCACCGAGAACACACCTTCTTCACTGAACAGGAAGTGCCCGCGGAAGCCAAGGGCAAGCTGTCCGCTAGCAAAAGTTCCTTCGCACTTCCGCCCGTCCCGTCTTCATCCAAACCGGCGCCGACTTGGATGTGCAGGATGTGTGAGGACGTCTTCGACTCGGAAGCCGCCGCCCACGAGCACTGCAGCGACTTGAACAGCCACAGCTTCCAGAGGTTCGCCTGCGCCCACTGCCCGCAAAAGTTCTTCAAGGAGTCCACCGTGCGGCGGCATTGCACCAACGAGCACAACGGGCAGATAAAGAGCGCCCACTTCTGCGGCCTGTGCGACAGCATGTCGTTTAAGTCCGAAGGCGAGTTCCTGCAGCACTACGAGAGCCTCCATAGTAGAGACTACTACCGCATGGACGACGGCGTTGAACCTGCTGCAGCTGCTGAGAGCGTCTCGCCGGCGGACTCATGTCCGTGCATGGTCTCAGAGAAGAACAGAACTATGATGAAAACCACTTACAAACGCTGCATGATGAGTCTCGCCTCTGAGGGCCACTGCCGATACGTGTGTGCCCCGTGTGCGATAACTGCATCCTCCTACGCTCAGATCAAGACTCACGTCCACACCACACACGCCGCCTTGAAGCTGGACAAGACCTTTGAAGTAGAATGCAGGACATGCAGGGAACGCTTTGCAGATATTCCCAGTTTCCATAACCACCATCACTCCCAGCACTGCGCGCTGGAACCGTGCGTGAGCTCTAGGAGCTGCGCGAAGAACGTGAAAGTAGTGAACGCTGAGGAGGTCAAAGAACAGCTGAATG AGATTGAAGATGAGACGCTGCAAAGGTTTTTGAAAATGGAGCAGAATGAGAGAGATGTCGATAAAA atgatgacgatgatgatgataacGATGAGGTGAAACAAGCACTAGCTATGAGTGTAATAGAAGAACAGCAGGAGTCAGCAG AGTTTGCGGAGGCTCTGAAAAGAAGCCTGGTGGACTACTGA
- the bag2 gene encoding BAG family molecular chaperone regulator 2 → MAQAKIQAKLNEATCSKFNRTLSMADRAGQLLANLDQLELRVEALREAASAMEQERECILEMIQSLQNSQEMHNISAGEKEELTLTADRLMGRTLSVEITVGTTRSSQQEEALQNATSIIDNVVQKLLVDMAGSRLRLLALYSACVTEAPPVPVDQKFQAVVISCAMEDQKKIKRRLETLLRNVENAEKNIKIMDHQKVEDPKVNGSQ, encoded by the exons ATGGCCCAGGCCAAAATACAAGCCAAACTCAACGAAGCGACGTGCAGCAAGTTCAACAGAACTTTGTCCATGGCGGACCGGGCTGGACAACTTCTGGCTAATTTGGATCAGCTGGAGTTGAG ggtgGAGGCTTTGCGCGAAGCCGCCTCGGCCATGGAGCAGGAAAGGGAGTGCATCCTGGAAATGATTCAATCCTTACAGAACAGTCAAGAAATGCACAACATCAGTGCCG GTGAGAAAGAAGAGTTAACGCTGACCGCCGACCGCCTGATGGGCCGTACCTTGTCGGTGGAGATCACCGTGGGGACCACCAGGAGCAGCCAGCAGGAGGAGGCCTTGCAGAACGCCACGTCCATCATCGACAACGTCGTTCAGAAGCTCCTGGTGGACATGGCGGGCTCCAGGCTGCGGCTGCTGGCCCTGTACTCGGCCTGCGTGACCGAGGCCCCGCCCGTGCCCGTGGACCAGAAGTTTCAGGCCGTGGTGATCAGCTGCGCTATGGAGGACCAGAAGAAGATCAAGAGAAGGCTGGAGACACTGCTGAGGAATGTTGAAAACGCAGAGAAGAATATTAAGATCATGGATCACCAAAAGGTAGAGGATCCAAAAGTCAATGGCAGTCAATAA